The following proteins are co-located in the Sulfurovum sp. TSL6 genome:
- a CDS encoding cache domain-containing protein has protein sequence MKKIISAMFVFILASSAWAAEATQNLQTAVPKTTLNAASNYLDNVLMNTLASLELIASTPEAKNGDWKGIKRYLKQLKAVTPGVYFYVLPDGNYYSVTLDYTNLNLSNRGYFKSLFAGNPVMGFTIYSRSSGKKSALMAAPITIDGKVPGALGASIFLDELHDKLNHEFALPDEYTWFVLNSEGISMLDNDSDFIFMNALKQGSESLHDAVSEALKSESGPVQYELDSLRHGYYQKLPNMEWWMFLAKIEGSKAAPPPQLKLSLDRFVPDLQSRLNRIDESLAALIEQSRVDVKKESEVRRLLNALLDKNSDIVEASFIDAKGVMRKVEPQEYKNFENSDISSQEHVKAMLKKPAPLLSSGFTAVEHFTAVVISRPIYDNKKTFVGSINLLIRPELLVNSLLKKTTIPDDYELWIMQPDGMIIYDEDKDEIGRMLFSDPIYAGYGNLLKLSKRIVSAPTGEGSYIYLAPESNEKAIKNAIWQSIRLHNREWRVILAYRPYEKR, from the coding sequence ATGAAAAAGATCATTTCAGCAATGTTTGTTTTCATCTTGGCAAGCTCAGCGTGGGCAGCAGAAGCTACCCAAAACCTGCAGACAGCAGTTCCCAAGACCACGCTCAACGCGGCATCTAACTATCTCGATAATGTGTTGATGAATACGCTAGCATCCCTTGAACTGATCGCCTCTACCCCAGAGGCCAAAAATGGCGACTGGAAAGGGATCAAGCGCTACCTGAAACAGCTAAAAGCGGTTACGCCGGGGGTCTATTTCTATGTTCTGCCCGATGGTAACTACTACTCCGTAACACTCGATTACACCAATCTCAATCTGAGCAACCGGGGTTATTTCAAATCGCTGTTTGCCGGTAACCCAGTCATGGGTTTCACGATCTACAGCCGCTCCTCCGGGAAGAAATCAGCTCTGATGGCTGCTCCCATCACAATAGATGGCAAGGTACCTGGTGCGCTCGGCGCCTCGATCTTCCTGGACGAGCTGCATGATAAACTCAACCACGAATTTGCTCTTCCCGATGAGTACACCTGGTTTGTCCTGAACTCCGAAGGGATAAGCATGCTTGACAACGACAGTGATTTTATCTTCATGAATGCGCTCAAACAGGGGAGCGAGTCTCTGCATGATGCCGTTTCAGAAGCCCTTAAAAGCGAAAGCGGCCCTGTGCAGTATGAACTCGACAGTCTTCGCCACGGATATTATCAGAAGTTGCCAAATATGGAGTGGTGGATGTTCCTTGCTAAGATCGAAGGGTCAAAGGCAGCACCACCGCCACAGCTGAAACTTTCGCTCGATCGCTTTGTACCCGATCTGCAAAGCCGTTTGAACCGCATTGACGAATCACTGGCGGCATTGATCGAACAAAGTAGGGTAGATGTCAAAAAAGAGAGTGAAGTCAGGAGACTTCTCAACGCCCTCCTTGATAAAAACTCCGATATTGTCGAAGCCTCTTTTATCGATGCGAAGGGAGTGATGCGTAAGGTAGAGCCACAAGAATATAAGAACTTCGAGAATTCGGACATTAGCTCCCAGGAGCATGTCAAGGCCATGCTGAAAAAACCTGCACCGCTGCTTAGCAGCGGATTTACAGCAGTCGAACATTTTACAGCGGTAGTCATATCCCGTCCAATTTACGACAATAAAAAGACATTTGTAGGCTCTATCAATCTGTTGATCCGCCCCGAACTGCTGGTCAACTCCCTGCTTAAAAAAACCACCATCCCCGATGACTATGAACTCTGGATCATGCAGCCTGACGGCATGATTATCTACGACGAGGACAAGGATGAGATAGGTAGGATGCTCTTCAGCGATCCTATCTATGCGGGCTACGGAAACCTACTGAAACTGAGCAAAAGGATTGTCTCTGCTCCTACCGGTGAAGGAAGCTACATCTATCTTGCACCCGAGTCCAACGAAAAGGCTATCAAAAACGCTATCTGGCAGAGTATCAGACTCCACAACCGTGAATGGCGGGTCATTCTAGCCTATCGCCCTTATGAGAAAAGGTAG
- a CDS encoding DUF2238 domain-containing protein yields MKYLWLSIFIPTLIWSATLPKDSFTWFLEVLPVFIGLFILLLTYKKFPLTSLLYTLILIHMIILMVGGHYTYAEVPLFDWIKETFDQNRNNYDKLGHFAQGLIPAILAREILIRKNIVQGGKIWLNYIILSLVLAFSALYELIEWWVALAVGENAEDFLGTQGYMWDTQSDMGYALLGAIVALMMLSKIHDKQLNLLQDSSTT; encoded by the coding sequence ATGAAATATCTTTGGTTAAGTATCTTTATACCTACTTTAATATGGTCTGCAACTTTACCTAAAGATTCATTTACATGGTTTTTAGAAGTATTACCGGTTTTCATAGGTTTATTCATTTTGCTTCTAACTTATAAAAAGTTTCCGTTGACTTCCCTGCTCTATACTCTTATCTTGATCCATATGATCATTTTGATGGTGGGAGGACATTATACGTATGCAGAAGTACCCCTGTTTGACTGGATCAAAGAGACTTTTGATCAAAATCGGAACAATTATGATAAATTAGGTCATTTTGCACAAGGCTTAATTCCTGCCATACTAGCCAGGGAGATATTAATACGAAAAAATATCGTACAAGGTGGAAAAATATGGCTAAACTACATCATTTTAAGTCTTGTTTTGGCATTTTCTGCATTGTATGAACTTATAGAATGGTGGGTGGCTCTTGCTGTCGGTGAAAATGCAGAAGATTTTCTGGGCACTCAAGGGTATATGTGGGATACACAGTCAGATATGGGATATGCACTACTTGGAGCTATCGTGGCACTTATGATGCTTTCAAAAATTCATGATAAACAGTTAAACTTGTTGCAGGACAGCTCGACTACCTGA
- a CDS encoding DUF3365 domain-containing protein, producing the protein MKLQLLIASLLCTAGIHASQVHSSTHALSETQEGIKYIKMLGGTLKSQLKEQLQADPSGLSAIGFCTAKAQLITDEVNAQLPDHAKVRRTSLRTRNSMNKPDTKDVEIMKKIEESIKNKTATAMMITKVNTKEATRYYKPLIVEAACLKCHGENISPEIQAVIKDSYPDENASDYTLGSFRGVIVSEIKKR; encoded by the coding sequence ATGAAATTACAACTATTGATTGCATCTTTACTCTGTACAGCAGGTATACATGCATCACAGGTCCATAGTTCAACACATGCACTCAGTGAAACACAAGAAGGTATCAAATACATCAAGATGCTTGGCGGTACACTTAAAAGTCAACTAAAAGAGCAACTTCAAGCGGATCCAAGTGGTTTGAGTGCCATTGGTTTTTGTACAGCAAAAGCACAGCTTATTACCGACGAGGTCAATGCACAGCTTCCTGACCATGCAAAGGTAAGAAGAACTTCTCTTAGGACGAGAAACAGTATGAATAAGCCTGATACAAAAGATGTTGAAATTATGAAAAAGATTGAGGAATCGATCAAAAATAAAACAGCTACAGCTATGATGATAACAAAGGTGAACACTAAAGAGGCCACACGTTACTATAAACCATTGATTGTAGAAGCAGCATGTCTAAAATGTCACGGTGAGAACATCTCTCCTGAGATACAGGCAGTGATCAAGGATTCATACCCTGATGAGAATGCCAGTGATTACACTTTAGGTTCATTTAGAGGAGTGATCGTCTCAGAGATCAAAAAACGTTAA
- a CDS encoding class I SAM-dependent methyltransferase: METKKDHFAEKSKSWDMNSKRVQNAKGIAELIVNNIKLDKSMELMDFGAGTGLLSYFVAPYVEKIVAVDNSPSMLREFQNKCGQFSCNTEVIEKDLSIDILERKFDGIISSMTIHHLEDIPALFSKFYTMLDDHGFIAIADLDSEDGTFHSDNEGVFHYGFDRHLLAEYAQEAGFKDVTFSLANKIAKPHAEFTVFLMTAKK; encoded by the coding sequence ATGGAAACAAAAAAAGATCATTTTGCTGAAAAATCAAAATCTTGGGACATGAACAGCAAACGCGTACAAAATGCAAAAGGTATAGCAGAATTAATAGTAAATAATATAAAACTAGATAAATCTATGGAACTGATGGATTTTGGTGCAGGTACCGGGCTTTTAAGCTACTTTGTTGCACCTTATGTAGAGAAAATAGTAGCGGTTGACAATTCACCTTCTATGCTTCGTGAATTTCAAAATAAGTGTGGGCAATTTTCATGCAATACTGAAGTGATAGAGAAAGATTTGAGTATTGATATACTTGAAAGAAAGTTTGATGGCATCATTTCATCTATGACGATTCATCATTTGGAAGATATACCTGCCCTTTTTTCAAAATTTTACACGATGCTTGATGATCACGGGTTTATTGCTATTGCTGATCTGGACAGTGAAGATGGCACTTTCCACAGTGACAATGAAGGGGTATTTCATTACGGTTTTGATCGACATTTACTGGCTGAATATGCGCAAGAGGCAGGATTCAAGGATGTGACCTTCAGTTTAGCCAATAAAATAGCTAAACCTCATGCCGAATTCACCGTTTTTTTAATGACAGCGAAAAAATAA
- a CDS encoding nucleotidyltransferase family protein translates to MLANTNIRIESLITLCEIISLSGDKEKIKQKILSDSIDWLCVIEIANRYFLTAALYYSLLDQDMLKFINDEELLAYLEQIYTINLHRNQSIIEQSKEITQILLKKGIKPVFLKGTASLLQKDYKDEGMRFLSDIDFCVFEKDFLQTKKQLLSFGYIPNMNDPGIKDIEKHHHWWPMYHPNWEVSIETHRSILTYPYSHLIECKDDNCQNATYYPNMTILSPTFRLIHTYIHSDIVDRSYAFKTMDLRQLYEMSRVIDKYRSEIDWRYIEEFFKTHNILSRFNNRLYLIKILFKVHSPILIENRKCKLHLSVLFIFFKYPHTFIINKYRNFQLLRFKLSYRKIRQRYGVSTKTEYIYYASKILRNHIFAKLR, encoded by the coding sequence ATGTTAGCTAATACAAATATTAGAATAGAAAGTCTGATTACACTATGTGAAATTATCTCACTGTCTGGGGATAAAGAAAAAATCAAGCAAAAAATCCTCTCTGATTCTATAGACTGGCTATGTGTTATTGAAATTGCCAATAGATATTTTCTTACCGCAGCACTTTATTACAGTCTCTTGGATCAAGATATGTTAAAATTTATAAATGATGAAGAGTTGTTAGCCTATTTGGAACAAATATATACCATTAACTTACATAGAAATCAAAGTATTATCGAACAATCAAAAGAGATTACGCAAATTTTATTGAAAAAAGGTATTAAACCCGTATTTTTAAAAGGTACTGCCTCTCTATTACAAAAAGATTATAAAGATGAGGGAATGCGATTTTTATCAGATATTGACTTTTGTGTTTTTGAAAAAGACTTTCTACAGACAAAAAAGCAGTTACTTTCTTTTGGATATATACCTAATATGAATGATCCAGGAATTAAAGATATTGAAAAACATCATCACTGGTGGCCTATGTATCATCCAAATTGGGAAGTGAGTATAGAAACACATAGGTCTATTTTGACATATCCTTACTCTCACTTAATTGAGTGTAAGGATGACAATTGTCAAAATGCTACTTATTATCCTAATATGACTATTCTTTCACCGACTTTTCGTTTGATCCATACATATATACATAGTGATATAGTTGATAGAAGTTATGCATTTAAGACAATGGATCTACGCCAATTGTATGAAATGTCTAGAGTCATTGATAAGTATAGATCAGAAATAGATTGGAGATATATAGAAGAATTTTTTAAAACACATAATATTTTGAGTAGATTTAATAATAGACTTTATCTTATTAAAATACTTTTCAAAGTGCATTCACCTATATTAATAGAGAATAGAAAGTGTAAATTACATTTATCTGTACTCTTTATATTTTTTAAATATCCCCATACATTTATAATCAATAAATATAGGAATTTTCAACTTTTGCGTTTTAAGCTATCTTATAGGAAAATACGTCAGCGATATGGTGTATCAACCAAAACGGAATATATTTATTATGCATCTAAGATATTGAGAAATCATATTTTTGCAAAATTAAGGTAA
- a CDS encoding TetR/AcrR family transcriptional regulator: MNDQSVSSSPTKGSKTKDKILKISLKLFSTKGYKATTVRDIAGAMDMKQSALYNHFKNKDEILETLVSELTSSAIVTIFNDKEASELHKQGKSLLMSIATTFKLIGFDGQNEALLKLLMQEIYRNERIREIYNEYFYQENVKKLSSLFFMMMQDEMIQSSDPLLLANEFFSPLFFYQMQVSLLKLDKKSTSSVVSMFEKHVDFFWDNIKLEKQETLF, encoded by the coding sequence ATGAACGACCAGAGCGTTAGTTCTTCCCCTACTAAAGGAAGTAAAACTAAAGATAAAATACTCAAAATATCCCTTAAACTCTTTTCAACTAAAGGATATAAGGCAACCACTGTAAGAGATATAGCTGGTGCTATGGATATGAAACAAAGTGCGCTTTATAACCACTTTAAGAATAAAGATGAGATACTTGAGACATTGGTAAGCGAACTTACCTCTTCTGCTATAGTCACTATATTTAACGATAAAGAGGCCTCAGAGCTTCATAAACAAGGAAAGTCTCTGTTAATGTCTATTGCCACCACTTTTAAGCTTATAGGCTTTGATGGACAAAATGAAGCACTTTTAAAGCTGCTGATGCAAGAGATCTATAGAAATGAGAGAATTAGAGAGATCTATAATGAGTATTTCTACCAGGAGAACGTGAAAAAGCTTTCAAGTCTCTTTTTTATGATGATGCAGGATGAGATGATACAGTCCTCAGACCCACTTTTACTGGCAAATGAGTTCTTTTCTCCCCTATTTTTCTACCAAATGCAGGTTTCTTTGTTAAAATTAGATAAAAAATCGACCTCTTCAGTCGTTTCTATGTTTGAAAAGCATGTAGATTTCTTCTGGGATAATATAAAGTTGGAAAAACAAGAGACGCTGTTTTAG
- a CDS encoding diguanylate cyclase, translating to MNINNFLHSGFKFTDDENLLQFKFKMLNSIFIIVAFFSALFGLLSDLSINDIGPIHSKVNYVYSFLTIMLIFFLRSSKTNYNLTAYALLIISLITFTSSLIFVPQDEFRMIWFYLLVFVAYMISGKMSGLFFTLASIVVILTVNFFVDMQLSQVAINSGILGLIIGSFLSSIYTNKITDYENSLKQQNSSLSLLASTDYLTGIMNRRMFNEISERYFQTAQKNEFCLTLLLLDLDHFKKVNDTYGHQAGDQLLKRFVETLERILNKSDIFARIGGEEFGILLSQVSSADAYILAEQIRKEIENDFMTYEGQDIRVTISIGISENRKTDTAFENIFSRADMALYKAKEEGRNKTCYVGSSNDDLHCPNSIIDNNVPNYSI from the coding sequence ATGAATATAAACAATTTTTTACATAGTGGATTTAAGTTTACCGATGATGAAAATCTTCTTCAGTTTAAATTTAAAATGCTGAATTCTATTTTTATTATTGTTGCTTTTTTTTCTGCACTTTTTGGTTTACTCAGTGATCTAAGTATTAATGATATAGGACCTATACACTCTAAAGTGAATTATGTTTACAGTTTCCTGACGATCATGCTCATCTTTTTTCTACGATCATCTAAAACAAATTATAACCTGACAGCATATGCCCTACTGATCATCTCATTGATCACTTTTACCTCCTCACTTATTTTTGTACCGCAGGATGAATTTAGAATGATCTGGTTTTATCTTTTGGTTTTTGTTGCTTATATGATCAGTGGTAAAATGAGTGGTTTATTTTTCACACTTGCTTCTATAGTCGTTATACTCACCGTCAATTTCTTTGTTGACATGCAGCTTTCACAAGTAGCCATAAACTCTGGTATCTTAGGTCTTATCATAGGAAGCTTTTTATCTTCTATCTATACCAATAAGATCACTGATTACGAAAACAGTTTAAAGCAGCAAAACAGTAGTTTAAGTCTCTTGGCATCGACCGATTATTTAACAGGGATCATGAATAGACGTATGTTCAATGAGATCTCTGAACGCTATTTCCAAACTGCACAGAAAAATGAATTCTGTTTAACTCTTTTGCTGCTTGATCTAGACCACTTTAAAAAGGTCAATGATACGTATGGTCATCAGGCGGGTGATCAATTATTGAAGCGTTTTGTTGAAACACTGGAAAGGATCTTAAACAAAAGTGATATTTTTGCCCGTATTGGTGGTGAAGAGTTCGGAATACTTTTATCTCAGGTCAGCAGTGCAGATGCGTATATCCTGGCTGAACAAATTCGTAAAGAGATCGAAAACGATTTTATGACGTATGAAGGACAGGATATTCGTGTGACAATCTCCATTGGTATCAGTGAAAATAGAAAAACAGATACCGCATTTGAGAATATTTTTTCACGTGCCGATATGGCACTTTATAAAGCGAAAGAAGAAGGACGGAATAAAACTTGTTATGTTGGATCCTCAAACGATGACCTACATTGTCCAAATTCAATAATAGACAATAATGTACCGAATTACTCTATCTAA